In one Fusarium falciforme chromosome 5, complete sequence genomic region, the following are encoded:
- a CDS encoding Methyltranfer-dom domain-containing protein — protein sequence MTSFESQVDSAQRMYTPRATDYENSWHPEYSQRFADVVPIKPGDRILDLACGTGLDAIIAAERVGDQGFVVGVDATAAMLDKAREKLKDNPTLARRLTLVQHDVTSLTGCPHVQKGSFDLVLCSNAFVLFEHPEQVVAHWRDYLKAGGRVVIDITHERNLPSGLLVEKVARSLGLPFPSNRTWIKSKDTFSEILERQGFVVEKVEIVEKALGLGNTYLDLDQADAQFDQILNGPLAGTGTADTLRASGRDKFKQEWENAAVDGKIEVSDILYVYVARKV from the coding sequence ATGACTTCCTTTGAGAGCCAGGTTGATTCGGCTCAGCGCATGTATACCCCGCGGGCAACCGACTATGAGAACTCCTGGCACCCGGAATACAGCCAACGCTTCGCAGATGTAGTGCCCATCAAGCCCGGCGATCGCATCCTTGACCTGGCGTGCGGAACTGGCCTGGACGCCATAATTGCAGCTGAGCGAGTTGGCGATCAGGGCTTTGTCGTTGGCGTCGATGCCACAGCTGCCATGCTCGACAAGGCGCGGGAGAAGCTCAAAGACAACCCAACTCTGGCTCGTCGCTTAACGCTGGTTCAGCACGATGTTACCAGCTTGACCGGATGTCCACACGTGCAAAAGGGTAGCTTCGATCTCGTTCTCTGCTCAAACGCCTTTGTCTTGTTCGAGCACCCAGAGCAGGTCGTTGCCCATTGGCGCGACTATCTCAAGGCGGGTGGCAGAGTCGTAATTGACATCACCCACGAGCGAAACCTTCCCTCTGGCCTCTTGGTAGAAAAGGTTGCTAGAAGCTTGGGTCTCCCTTTCCCTTCGAATCGAACCTGGATCAAGTCCAAAGACACCTTCAGCGAGATACTAGAGCGACAAGGCTTTGTGGTTGAAAAGGTAGAGATTGTGGAAAAGGCTTTGGGTCTCGGCAACACgtacctcgacctcgaccaaGCCGATGCGCAGTTTGATCAGATCTTGAACGGTCCTCTTGCTGGTACGGGTACCGCGGACACGCTGAGAGCCAGTGGCCGAGACAAGTTCAAGCAGGAGTGGGAGAATGCTGCAGTCGACGGCAAGATTGAAGTGTCTGACATTCTCTATGTTTATGTTGCCCGAAAAGTTTGA
- a CDS encoding 60S ribosomal protein L5 codes for MVFHKLVKNSAYYSRYQTKYKRRQQGKTDYYARKRLITQAKNKYNAPKYRLVVRFTNKDIICQIVTSEISGDKVFVSAYSHELKAYGIEHGLTNWAAAYATGLLIARRALKKLGLDEDFTGVEEADGEFTLTEAAETDDGERRPFKVFLDVGLKRTSTGARVFGAMKGASDGGILVPHSEKRFPGYDIETKELDADVLRNYIYGGHVAEYMETLADDDEERYRSQFQKYIDDDVEAEGLEDLYTEAHAAIREDPFKKVEGEGEKKTKEEWKAISKKYRTPKQTKEQKEKRVQERIAELLEEE; via the exons ATG GTTTTCCACAAGTTGGTCAAGAACAGCGCGTACTACAG CCGCTACCAAACCAAGTACAAGCGCCGCCAGCAGGGCAAGACCGACTACTACGCCCGCAAGCGCCTCATCACCCAGGCCAAGAACAAGTACAATGCGCCCAAGTACCGCCTCGTCGTCCGCTTCACCAACAAGGACATCATCTGCCAGATCGTCACCTCTGAGATCTCTGGCGACAAGGTCTTCGTCTCTGCCTACTCGcacgagctcaaggcctaCGGTATCGAGCACGGTCTGACCAACTGGGCCGCTGCCTACGCCACCGGTCTCCTCATCGCCCGCCGcgccctcaagaagctcggcctcgacgaggACTTCACCGgtgtcgaggaggccgaTGGTGAGTTCACCCTCACCGAGGCCGCCGAgaccgacgatggcgagCGCCGCCCCTTCAAGGTCTTCCTCGACGTTGGCCTGAAGCGCACCTCCACCGGTGCCCGTGTCTTTGGTGCCATGAAGGGTGCCTCTGACGGTGGTATCCTCGTCCCCCACTCCGAGAAGCGATTCCCCGGTTACGAcatcgagaccaaggagctcgACGCTGACGTTCTCCGCAACTACATCTACGGTGGCCACGTCGCCGAGTACATGGAGACGCttgccgacgacgatgaggagcgCTACCGCAGCCAGTTCCAGAAGTacatcgacgacgatgtcgaGGCTGAGGGTCTTGAGGACCTTTACACTGAGGCCCACGCCGCCATCCGTGAGGACCCCTTCAAGAAGGTCGAGGGCGAGGGTgagaagaagaccaaggaggagtggaaggccatctccaagaagtACCGAACCCCCAAGCAGACCAAGgagcagaaggagaagcgGGTGCAGGAGCGCATCGCCGAGCTCCTGGAGGAGGAATAA